Proteins encoded together in one Quercus lobata isolate SW786 chromosome 3, ValleyOak3.0 Primary Assembly, whole genome shotgun sequence window:
- the LOC115982898 gene encoding probable serine/threonine-protein kinase PIX7, with product MGLGGENGKVESWEVGKSKVVKKKKKKEVVEAKGGVEDEEIGCWVRLRFLGSCISSRSKVDSSISGTTTHYAESKSTNDTSRDQPAAPIVPSSTTSNAESNSSTSKLEEELKVASRLRKFSFNDLKLATRNFRPESLLGEGGFGCVFKGWIEENGTAPVKPGTGLTVAVKTLNHDGLQGHKEWLAEVNFLGDLVHPNLVKLIGYCIEDDQRLLVYEFMPRGSLENHLFRRSLPLPWSIRMKIALGAAKGLAFLHEEAERPVIYRDFKTSNILLDADYNAKLSDFGLAKDGPEGDKTHVSTRVMGTYGYAAPEYVMTGHLTSRSDVYSFGVVLLEMLTGRRSMDKNRPNGEHNLVEWARPHLGERRRFYRLIDPRLEGHFSIKGAQKAAQLAAHCLSRDPKARPLMSEVVEVLKPLPNLKDMASSSYYFQTMQADRVGSSPNARNGIRTQGGSFSRNGQQQRSLSINSSHASPYHHHYTFQSPKPNGKP from the exons atgggatTGGGTGGTGAGAATGGTAAAGTGGAGAGTTGGGAAGTGGGAAAATCAAAggttgtgaagaagaagaagaagaaggaagtggTGGAAGCTAAAGGTGGTGTGGAAGATGAAGAAATTGGGTGTTGGGTTAGGCTAAGGTTTCTTGGGAGCTGCATTTCTTCAAGATCCAAAGTGGATAGCTCAATCAGTGGAACCACTACTCATTATG CTGAAAGTAAATCAACCAATGATACAAGCAGAGACCAACCTGCAGCTCCAATTGTCCCATCCTCAACCACTAGTAATGCAGAAAGTAATTCATCCACTTCCAAGCTTGAAGAAGAGCTTAAAGTTGCTTCTCGTCTGCGAAAATTCTCATTTAATGATCTTAAGTTGGCAACAAGAAATTTTAGACCTGAAAGTCTTCTGGGTGAAGGAGGTTTTGGTTGTGTGTTCAAGGGGTGGATTGAAGAAAATGGAACTGCTCCGGTGAAACCTGGCACAGGGCTTACTGTTGCTGTAAAAACTCTGAACCATGATGGGCTTCAGGGTCATAAAGAATGGCTG GCTGAAGTGAATTTTCTTGGTGATCTGGTTCATCCTAATCTGGTCAAGCTTATTGGTTACTGCATTGAAGATGATCAAAGGCTGCTAGTATATGAGTTCATGCCTCGAGGGAGCTTGGAAAACCATCTATTTAGAA GATCCCTGCCTCTTCCATGGTCCATTAGGATGAAAATTGCACTAGGTGCTGCAAAGGGTCTTGCTTTTCTTCATGAGGAAGCAGAAAGACCAGTTATATATCGTGATTTTAAAACCTCCAACATCCTGTTAGATGCA GACTACAATGCGAAACTTTCTGATTTTGGACTTGCCAAAGATGGTCCTGAGGGTGACAAGACCCATGTTTCTACCCGTGTGATGGGAACCTACGGTTATGCAGCCCCAGAATACGTCATGACAG GACATCTTACATCAAGGAGTGATGTCTACAGTTTTGGTGTGGTTCTACTTGAAATGCTGACTGGCAGAAGATCCATGGACAAAAACCGACCTAATGGTGAACATAATCTAGTGGAATGGGCTCGGCCACATctaggagagagaagaagattCTACCGGTTGATAGACCCTCGGCttgaaggtcacttttcaattAAAGGAGCCCAAAAAGCTGCGCAACTGGCTGCTCACTGCCTTAGTCGGGATCCAAAAGCCAGACCCCTGATGAGTGAAGTTGTTGAAGTCTTAAAACCACTGCCAAACCTTAAGGACATGGCAAGCTCATCATATTATTTCCAGACCATGCAAGCTGACCGCGTGGGGTCCAGCCCAAATGCTAGAAATGGCATCCGAACACAAGGAGGATCCTTTTCAAGGAATGGGCAGCAGCAGAGGAGCCTTTCCATAAATAGTTCCCATGCTTCTCCGTATCACCATCATTACACTTTTCAATCCCCAAAACCCAATGGTAAACCATAG
- the LOC115982896 gene encoding uncharacterized protein LOC115982896 → MRLSTMFSLQNHYSSAIKTFPHSSAFFSSPTTNSFPLQTKSRNFVSLKESSFPGKSISTNPRQLCVMGSKSSDDGFNQPSFQGGESFLRSVLASMETVYLNRNPTAKAILELVQSVDSDHIFYDHLAFRTFGVNGYGIDSIAKFFLDFGYTQREELRFPAKKLKALWFSPPSIPLPGGGSRVNGPLPRVFISELLVDQMSNQTQDIIRKYTEIAGSGKNHAALASSLGSLTWGKPLYSEFQQLARESEYAAWTLVNGYALNHVTISTHQLKSHLRDIKSLNQFIEENGFKLNSEGGVLKVSPDGLLLQSSTVADSVSFQFADGITESVPCSYIEFAERLVLPQYKNIPEIEVKEFHRRDGFEVGNADKIFESTSKEQLTRKAA, encoded by the exons atgAGACTTTCCACCATGTTTTCCTTACAAAATCATTACTCATCAGCAATCAAGACCTTCCCTCACTCCTCAGCTTTCTTCTCATCACCTACCACCAATTCTTTTCCTCTCCAAACCAAATCCCGGAACTTTGTTTCCCTCAAGGAATCTTCATTTCCTGGGAAATCAATCTCCACCAACCCACGACAGCTCTGCGTCATGGGCTCTAAATCATCTGACGATGGATTCAACCAGCCTAGCTTTCAG GGAGGTGAATCATTTTTAAGGAGTGTGCTGGCAAGCATGGAAACAGTGTACTTAAATAGGAACCCCACAGCAAAAGCAATCTTGGAGCTTGTTCAGTCTGTGGACAGTGACCATATTTTCTATGATCATCTTGCATTTAGGACATTTGGG GTGAACGGCTATGGGATTGACTCCATAGCTAAGTTTTTCCTCGATTTTGGCTATACACAACGGGAGGAGTTGAGGTTTCCTGCAAAGAAACTGAAAGCACTGTGGTTTTCCCCTCCCAGTATTCCCCTCCCTGGTGGTGGTAGTCGAGTCAATGGGCCTTTACCAAGAGTATTTATATCAGAGCTTCTTGTAGATCAGATGAGTAATCAGACTCAG GATATAATTAGGAAATACACTGAAATAGCTGGCAGTGGAAAAAATCATGCAGCTCTTGCAAGTTCCCTGGGATCTCTAACATGGGGAAAACCCTTATATTCAGAATTCCAACAATTGGCAAG GGAAAGTGAATATGCGGCATGGACCCTTGTCAATGGGTATGCACTGAACCATGTCACTATTTCCACTCATCAACTAAAATCTCACTTAAGAGATATCAAAAGTCTCAATCAGTTCATTGAAGAAAATGGGTTCAAGTTGAATTCTGAAGGGGGAGTTCTGAAAG TGAGCCCTGATGGCCTTCTGCTACAAAGCTCAACTGTAGCAGATTCAGTTTCTTTCCAATTTGCTGATGGCATCACTGAATCAGTTCCCTGTTCATATATTGAGTTTGCTGAACGCCTGGTGCTGcctcaatataaaaatatacctGAGATTGAG GTTAAAGAGTTCCATAGGCGAGATGGATTTGAGGTTGGAAATGCTGACAAGATCTTTGAGAGCACATCCAAGGAACAGCTGACCAGGAAGGCTGCATGA
- the LOC115982900 gene encoding uncharacterized protein LOC115982900: protein MNFLLRPTQNAAAEQPSIHESASDTLYKPKPGTTLEGLIAEDPNPEYSPVEDHYGETVGVESENGNVGGPCAKDEYPALMEHSDVSEEEGWITIPYKELPDSWSDAPDIHSLRSMDRSFVFPGEQVHILACLSAYKQDTEILTPFKVAAVMSKNGKGQSPHKQNGNTKGGMNSVSGTGENPDGQDMDQNGERLSKEKIDPVKDVSVSESLLRMEDHRRQTEILLQKFENSHFFVRIAESDESLWSIRSSSEKSSESLDINGLDSTAKSISHPNAVIDRGNFNANIAGGVARNCIKCCSLSNGDLVVCLQVNVGVDFLRDPVIEILQFEKYQSRNLSFESQDNSVFANQDPCGELLKWLLPLDNTLPPSRPLSPTLSSSSGISSSIQRSTPSSSSGSGSQLFSFSHFRSYSMSSLPQNTAPPPGPVKVTSSKPSFDLDDWDQFSSQKPLKSKKVGSEELLSFRGVTLERERFSVRCGLEGIYIPGRRWRRKLEIIQPVEIHSFAADCNTDDLICVQVKNISPAHTPDILVYIDAITIVFEEASKDGLPSSLPIACIEAGNEHSLPNLALRRGEEHSFILKPATSMWKKLKAHGERSSQSSQLRAGNAASSLRVLPKTVEGKRSASTTDQYAIMVSCRCNYTESRLFFKQPTNWRPRMSRDLMISVASEISGQSPDPNEGVSQLPVQVLTLQASNLTSEDLTLTVLAPASFTSPPTVVSLNSSPSTPMSPFIGFSEFTGKASADRRGSAMQRPGSAPLLSDSQKQNSDGGARSVSFNEHASPTSDVVPSTGLGCSHLWLQSRVPLGCVPSQSTASIKLELLPLTDGIITLDTLQIDVKEKGLTYVPDYSLKINATSSISTGII from the exons ATGAATTTTCTTCTGCGGCCTACTCAAAATGCAGCTGCAGAACAGCCATCTATTCATGAATCTGCTTCAGACACGCTTTATAAGCCAAAACCTGGAACAACTTTGGAGGGTCTTATAGCTGAAGATCCAAATCCAGAGTATTCCCCTGTTGAAGATCATTATGGAGAGACTGTTGGTGTTGAAAGTGAGAATGGCAATGTTGGAGGTCCATGTGCTAAGGATGAGTACCCTGCTCTCATGGAGCACTCTGATGTTTCTGAAGAAGAAGGATGGATTACCATTCCATATA AGGAACTCCCTGACAGTTGGAGTGATGCCCCAGATATTCACTCATTACGCTCAATGGACCGCTCCTTTGTTTTTCCAg GTGAACAAGTTCATATCTTGGCATGCTTGTCAGCATATAAGCAGGATACAGAAATTCTTACTCCATTTAAAGTTGCTGCTGTAATGAGTAAGAATGGTAAAGGGCAAAGCCCCCATAAACAAAATGGAAACACAAAGGGTGGAATGAATTCAGTGTCGGGAACAGGGGAAAATCCTGATGGTCAGGATATGGATCAGAATGGTGAAAGGCTATCGAAAGAGAAGATTGATCCTGTAAAGGATGTTTCTGTTAGTGAATCTCTTCTACGAATGGAAGACCACAGAAGACAGACAGAGATATTATTGCAAAAGTTTGAGAACTCCCATTTTTTTGTTAGGATTGCAGAGTCAGATGAATCACTATGGTCGATAAGAAGTTCTTCTGAGAAGTCTTCAGAATCTTTGGACATAAATGGTCTAGATTCTACTGCAAAAAGCATCTCTCATCCTAATGCAGTTATTGATAGAGGGAATTTCAATGCCAATATCGCTGGAGGAGTGGCAAGAAATTGTATTAAGTGTTGCTCCCTTTCTAATGGAGACCTAGTG GTGTGTTTACAGGTGAATGTTGGTGTTGATTTTTTGAGAGACCCTGTCATTGAAATTCTTCAATTTGAGAAATATCAGAGCAGAAATTTGTCTTTTGAAAGCCAGGACAATTCGGTTTTTGCAAATCAGGACCCATGTGGAGAACTGTTAAAATGGTTGCTTCCCTTGGATAACACTCTCCCTCCATCTCGTCCTTTATCTCCTACTCTAAGTTCTAGTTCAGGAATTAGTAGCTCAATCCAAAGGTCCACTCCTTCTTCCTCATCTGGCTCTGGCTCTCAACTATTTTCTTTTAGCCACTTTAGAAGTTACTCCATGTCATCTCTTCCTCAAAATACTGCACCACCCCCTGGACCTGTTAAAGTCACCAGTTCTAAGCCAAGCTTTGATCTTGATGATTGGGATCAATTCTCATCTCAGAAGCCTTTGAAGAGTAAAAAAGTTGGGAGTGAAGAGCTTTTATCTTTCCGAGGTGTGACTTTGGAGCGAGAACGGTTTTCTGTTCGTTGTGGACTGGAAGGCATCTATATACCAGGTAGAAGGTGGAGaagaaaacttgaaattattcAACCTGTAGAAATCCATTCTTTTGCTGCTGACTGCAATACAGATGACCTTATTTGCGTCCAAGTAAAG AACATTTCTCCTGCGCATACGCCAGATATTTTGGTATACATAGATGCTATAACAATTGTTTTTGAGGAGGCTTCAAAAGATGGATTACCCTCGTCATTACCAATCGCGTGTATTGAAGCTGGCAATGAACACAGTTTGCCAAACCTAGCCCTCAG GAGGGGAGAGGAGCATTCTTTTATTCTTAAACCTGCAACTTCTATGTGGAAGAAACTCAAAGCTCATGGTGAAAGAAGTTCCCAGTCATCACAATTACGAGCTGGAAATGCTGCATCTAGTTTGCGTGTTCTCCCCAAAACTGTTGAAGGAAAGAGGAGTGCTTCAACTACTGATCAGTATGCAATTATGGTTTCATGTCGGTGCAACTACACTG AGTCAAGATTGTTTTTCAAACAGCCAACAAATTGGCGACCACGTATGTCAAGGGATCTTATGATCTCTGTTGCATCTGAAATTTCAGGACAGTCTCCTGATCCCAATGAAGGGGTCTCCCAGCTTCCTGTTCAG GTCCTAACTCTTCAGGCTTCAAATTTGACCTCTGAAGATCTTACTTTGACAGTTCTTGCTCCAGCCTCATTTACTTCACCTCCAACTGTGGTGTCCTTAAATTCTTCACCATCAACACCAATGAGTCCATTTATTGGATTTTCTGAGTTTACAGGAAAGGCAAGTGCTGACCGACGTGGTAGTGCTATGCAAAGGCCGGGATCAGCACCTCTTTTATCGGATTCACAGAAGCAGAACAGTGATGGTGGAGCGCGGTCAGTTTCCTTTAATGAGCATGCTTCTCCCACATCTGATGTTGTTCCTAGCACTGGTCTGGGTTGTTCACATCTGTGGCTGCAGAGTAGAGTTCCATTAGG ATGTGTTCCTTCTCAATCTACAGCTTCCATCAAGCTTGAGCTACTTCCACTGACTGATGGCATAATTACACTTGATACCTTACAAATTGATGTCAAGGAGAAAG GTCTTACCTATGTCCCTGATTACTCACTGAAGATCAATGCAACTTCCAGCATTTCTACAGGTATTATATAG